The following are encoded together in the Lactuca sativa cultivar Salinas chromosome 1, Lsat_Salinas_v11, whole genome shotgun sequence genome:
- the LOC111921448 gene encoding uncharacterized protein LOC111921448 — MSTTPAGSSTTAPTAQQLVYAVTNVYNQFSFILTSDDSKYKLWCRIFKDICQGAKVLGHITGKSKPTGDDDEDWHSIDSRVKSWFYSTCDPIVLQVITTDKCTAKNLWDNLQEFFLNNKMPRMLQLQEQFRNTKKGASSIHDYCHNLKHFADAIHDVDFDISEVELVMQILRGLPPSYQSIIDVVMNTKPFPSFLEAKNMLLLHEKS, encoded by the coding sequence ATGAGTACCACTCCAGCCGGTTCTTCCACCACAGCCCCTACCGCTCAACAGTTGGTATATGCTGTAACAAATGTCTATAACCAGTTTAGTTTCATATTGACTTCTGATGACTCTAAATATAAATTGTGGTGTCGTATATTTAAAGACATTTGTCAAGGCGCCAAGGTTCTTGGACACATTACTGGAAAATCTAAACCAACAGGTGACGATGATGAAGACTGGCACTCAATTGATTCTCGTGTGAAATCATGGTTCTACTCGACTTGTGATCCCATTGTGTTGCAGGTTATTACTACTGATAAATGCACTGCAAAGAACTTATGGGATAACCTCCAGGAATTCTTTCTCAATAATAAAATGCCTCGGATGTTGCAACTACAAGAACAGTTTCGTAACACCAAGAAAGGCGCATCCTCTATTCACGATTACTGCCACAATCTCAAACACTTTGCTGATGCTATACATGATGTTGACTTCGATATATCTGAAGTGGAGCTTGTTATGCAAATTCTTCGTGGTCTACCGCCCTCCTACCAAAGTATTATCGATGTTGTCATGAATACTAAACCGTTCCCATCTTTTTTAGAAGCCAAAAATATGCTTCTACTCCATGAAAAATCATGA